Proteins found in one Massilia sp. H6 genomic segment:
- a CDS encoding Lrp/AsnC family transcriptional regulator → MSEQLLLDELDRRILNALQTDASHTNAELAELVHVSPPTCLRRVKQLTDNGVIERQVAIVSPDRLGPRLTAIVEITLDVQAAERMDEFERLVGLESAALQCYRVTPGPDFVLVVQVADMPAYHALAHRLFTAHANVRNVKAYFSTHRSKFDTRIAV, encoded by the coding sequence ATGTCTGAGCAATTACTTCTCGACGAGCTCGATCGTCGCATCCTGAATGCATTACAGACTGATGCATCACATACGAATGCCGAATTGGCCGAACTGGTGCATGTGTCGCCGCCAACTTGCTTGCGCCGCGTCAAACAGCTTACCGACAATGGTGTTATCGAGCGGCAAGTAGCGATCGTGTCCCCAGACCGGCTTGGTCCGCGCCTCACCGCCATTGTCGAGATCACGCTCGACGTGCAGGCAGCCGAACGCATGGACGAATTTGAGCGCCTGGTGGGGCTGGAGAGCGCCGCGCTGCAGTGCTACCGCGTCACGCCAGGACCGGACTTTGTGCTGGTGGTGCAAGTGGCCGACATGCCGGCCTACCACGCGCTGGCCCACCGCCTGTTCACGGCGCATGCCAACGTGCGCAACGTCAAAGCGTATTTTTCTACCCACCGCAGCAAGTTCGACACCCGCATCGCCGTGTGA
- the glmU gene encoding bifunctional UDP-N-acetylglucosamine diphosphorylase/glucosamine-1-phosphate N-acetyltransferase GlmU yields MNVVILAAGMGKRMQSALPKVLHPLAGKPLLRHVIDTARTLSLSKLCVIYGHGGAAVPEMVGQLAQDTGAAIDTALQQPQLGTGHAVMQAVPQLDENVPTLVLYGDVPLTTAASLARLVEAAGSDKLAILTVEQANPFGLGRIVRENGSIVRIVEEKDASPAERAIREINSGIMVVPTPHLKRWLAALSNNNAQGEYYLTDIVAQAVADGVPVVSAHPSAEWEVAGVNSKVQLAELERRHQLNIANTLLEQGVTLMDPARIDVRGELICGRDVTIDVGCVFEGRVELADGVTVGPHCVLVNANIGAGAQIKPFCHIEQAVVGEQSQIGPYARLRPGTELGQDVHVGNFVEIKNSTVAAHSKANHLAYVGDATIGSRVNIGAGTITCNYDGANKFRTVIEDDAFIGSDSQLVAPVTVGKGATLGAGTTLTKNAPAGKLTISRPKQMTIENWTRPVKAKK; encoded by the coding sequence ATGAACGTAGTGATCCTCGCCGCTGGCATGGGAAAGCGCATGCAGTCTGCGCTGCCAAAAGTCTTGCATCCGTTGGCGGGGAAGCCGCTGTTGCGACATGTAATTGATACTGCGAGAACTTTATCGCTCAGTAAATTATGCGTGATTTACGGACACGGGGGCGCAGCGGTGCCGGAAATGGTTGGCCAGCTCGCGCAGGACACCGGTGCGGCGATCGATACCGCCCTCCAGCAGCCGCAGCTCGGTACCGGCCACGCCGTGATGCAGGCGGTGCCGCAGCTCGATGAAAACGTGCCGACCCTGGTGCTGTACGGCGACGTACCGCTGACCACCGCCGCCTCGCTCGCCAGACTGGTCGAGGCCGCCGGCAGCGACAAGCTCGCCATCCTGACCGTCGAGCAGGCCAATCCGTTCGGGCTGGGCCGCATCGTGCGCGAGAATGGCAGCATCGTGCGCATCGTCGAAGAAAAAGACGCCAGCCCGGCCGAGCGTGCGATTCGCGAGATCAACAGCGGCATCATGGTGGTTCCGACGCCTCACCTCAAGCGATGGCTGGCCGCGTTGTCGAACAACAATGCGCAGGGCGAGTATTACCTTACCGACATCGTGGCCCAGGCCGTGGCAGACGGGGTGCCGGTGGTATCGGCCCATCCCTCGGCCGAATGGGAAGTAGCCGGCGTCAATAGCAAGGTGCAGTTGGCCGAACTCGAGCGGCGCCACCAGCTCAACATTGCCAATACGCTGCTCGAGCAGGGCGTGACGCTGATGGATCCGGCCCGCATCGATGTGCGCGGCGAACTGATCTGCGGCCGCGATGTCACGATCGACGTCGGTTGCGTGTTTGAAGGCCGGGTCGAGCTGGCCGACGGCGTCACCGTCGGTCCTCACTGCGTGCTGGTCAACGCCAACATTGGCGCCGGCGCGCAGATCAAGCCGTTCTGCCACATCGAACAGGCAGTGGTGGGCGAGCAGTCGCAGATCGGCCCGTATGCGCGCCTGCGTCCCGGTACCGAGCTGGGCCAGGACGTTCATGTGGGTAATTTCGTCGAGATCAAGAACAGCACGGTGGCTGCGCATAGCAAGGCCAACCACCTGGCCTATGTCGGCGACGCAACGATTGGCTCGCGCGTCAATATCGGTGCCGGCACCATTACCTGCAATTACGACGGCGCCAACAAGTTCCGTACCGTGATCGAAGACGATGCCTTCATCGGCAGCGACAGCCAGCTGGTGGCGCCAGTGACCGTCGGCAAGGGCGCAACCCTGGGTGCGGGCACCACGCTTACCAAGAATGCGCCAGCCGGCAAGCTGACCATCTCGCGTCCCAAGCAAATGACCATAGAAAACTGGACCCGTCCGGTCAAGGCCAAGAAATAA
- a CDS encoding DUF6279 family lipoprotein: MKNFNTPDNVFRRTVALCMFALLALLAGCSSVKFTYNQGDTLLYWWMNSYADLEGKQADITKRDIDTLFKWHRQTQLRDYAALLGGFQRQLAANPTQADLTQAYRDIRLRGERLSTRAVPEITTLALSIKPEQIANIERKFKSKNDDYRKKFMEGSTEKRQRARFKKSMEQFDLWFGNFSSEQEAILRRASDARALDNEGWLEERMWRQRRILAVLRKIQQEKLNREQATVQIQAMQRELFARMDSPERKAFYDANMDQTTKYILTAIRIATPAQKKHAHERMQGWITDFEALATGK, from the coding sequence ATGAAAAATTTTAACACGCCAGACAATGTGTTCCGGCGCACGGTTGCGCTCTGCATGTTCGCCCTGCTTGCTTTGCTAGCAGGTTGCAGCTCGGTCAAGTTCACCTACAACCAGGGCGATACCTTGCTGTATTGGTGGATGAATTCCTATGCCGACCTCGAAGGCAAGCAAGCCGACATCACCAAACGCGACATCGATACGCTGTTCAAATGGCACCGCCAGACCCAGTTGCGCGACTACGCGGCCCTGCTTGGCGGCTTCCAGCGCCAACTCGCGGCCAATCCGACCCAGGCCGACCTGACCCAGGCTTACCGCGATATTCGCCTGCGCGGCGAACGCTTGAGCACGCGCGCCGTGCCGGAAATCACGACCCTTGCACTGTCGATCAAACCGGAACAAATTGCCAACATCGAACGCAAGTTCAAGTCGAAAAACGACGATTACCGTAAGAAATTTATGGAAGGCAGCACTGAAAAACGCCAGCGCGCCCGATTCAAGAAGTCGATGGAACAGTTCGACCTGTGGTTCGGCAATTTCAGCAGTGAACAAGAAGCCATCCTGCGCCGCGCCTCCGACGCGAGAGCGCTCGACAACGAAGGCTGGCTGGAAGAACGGATGTGGCGCCAGCGTCGTATCCTGGCCGTGCTGCGCAAAATCCAGCAAGAAAAACTCAACCGCGAACAGGCCACGGTCCAGATCCAGGCCATGCAGCGCGAGCTATTCGCCCGCATGGATTCGCCGGAGCGCAAGGCTTTCTATGACGCCAACATGGACCAGACCACCAAGTACATCCTGACCGCGATCCGCATCGCGACCCCGGCGCAAAAGAAACACGCGCACGAGCGCATGCAGGGCTGGATCACGGATTTCGAAGCACTCGCGACAGGTAAATAA
- the rsmD gene encoding 16S rRNA (guanine(966)-N(2))-methyltransferase RsmD produces the protein MQKKPVKSKAHGTPRLAPRQVRIIGGSWKRVLLPVLEAEGLRPTPDRVRETVFNWLNHQLGGDWEQAAVLDLFAGSGALGFEAASRGAASVTMVDNHGPAARQLEDNRDKLKAANVRVLRADALALVADLAARSQRFDVIFLDPPYQLGLLSQVLPLCPAILNEGGLVYAETGEPLPQEGEAIPDWLAGWDIIRADKAGMVYYYLLKPSS, from the coding sequence ATGCAAAAAAAGCCAGTCAAATCCAAGGCCCACGGCACGCCCCGCCTGGCGCCACGCCAGGTGCGCATCATCGGCGGTTCCTGGAAACGCGTCCTGCTCCCAGTCCTCGAGGCCGAAGGCCTGCGCCCCACCCCGGATCGTGTCCGCGAGACCGTGTTCAACTGGCTCAACCACCAGCTTGGCGGCGACTGGGAACAAGCTGCCGTGCTCGACTTGTTTGCCGGTTCCGGCGCGCTCGGATTCGAAGCGGCCAGCCGCGGCGCGGCCTCGGTAACCATGGTCGACAACCATGGCCCGGCGGCGCGCCAGCTGGAAGACAACCGCGACAAGCTCAAGGCCGCCAACGTGCGGGTGCTGCGCGCCGATGCGCTGGCACTGGTGGCCGACCTGGCGGCCCGCAGCCAGCGCTTCGACGTGATCTTTCTGGATCCTCCCTACCAGCTCGGCCTGCTCAGCCAGGTCTTGCCGCTATGCCCGGCCATCCTGAACGAGGGCGGCCTGGTGTATGCGGAAACCGGCGAACCTTTGCCGCAAGAAGGCGAGGCCATCCCCGACTGGCTGGCCGGCTGGGACATCATTCGCGCCGACAAGGCTGGCATGGTCTACTATTATTTGCTCAAACCGAGCAGCTGA
- the coaD gene encoding pantetheine-phosphate adenylyltransferase, which produces MVVAVYPGTFDPLTRGHEDLVRRASGLFDRLVVGVADSKNKKPFFSLDDRLEIANEVLGHYPNVQVESFSGLLKDFVRKHDARVIVRGLRAVSDFEYEFQMAGMNRYLLPDVETLFLTPSDQYQFISGTIVREIAMLGGDVSKFVFPSVDRWLQKKIEAMNAAPAA; this is translated from the coding sequence ATGGTTGTAGCCGTTTATCCAGGTACGTTCGATCCGCTCACGCGTGGCCACGAGGATCTCGTTCGCCGTGCATCGGGCCTGTTCGACCGCCTGGTAGTGGGAGTGGCCGACAGCAAGAACAAGAAGCCGTTCTTTTCGCTCGACGACCGCCTGGAAATTGCCAACGAAGTGCTGGGCCATTACCCCAATGTGCAAGTAGAGAGCTTCTCCGGCCTGCTCAAGGATTTCGTGCGCAAGCACGATGCGCGCGTCATCGTGCGCGGCCTGCGCGCGGTGTCCGACTTCGAATACGAGTTCCAGATGGCGGGCATGAACCGCTACCTGCTGCCGGATGTCGAAACCCTGTTCCTGACTCCGTCCGACCAGTACCAGTTCATCTCCGGCACCATCGTGCGCGAGATCGCCATGCTCGGCGGCGATGTGTCGAAATTCGTCTTCCCGTCGGTGGACCGCTGGCTGCAAAAGAAGATCGAGGCCATGAACGCGGCGCCGGCCGCTTGA
- a CDS encoding YfhL family 4Fe-4S dicluster ferredoxin, giving the protein MALLITDDCINCDVCEPECPNDAISMGIEFYQIDPHKCTECVGHFDEPTCQVLCPVACIPLDPAWRETREELQAKYERLTADKANA; this is encoded by the coding sequence ATGGCACTACTCATTACCGACGACTGCATCAACTGCGACGTCTGCGAACCAGAATGCCCGAACGATGCCATTTCGATGGGCATCGAGTTCTACCAGATCGATCCGCACAAATGCACCGAATGCGTGGGCCATTTCGATGAGCCGACCTGCCAGGTGCTGTGCCCGGTCGCCTGCATTCCGCTCGATCCGGCCTGGCGCGAAACGCGCGAAGAACTGCAGGCGAAATACGAACGCCTCACCGCCGACAAGGCGAACGCTTGA
- a CDS encoding DUF1003 domain-containing protein, whose translation MESPHESQEAVPAALHEHLGTVTDFYARHEAEATRGQRLFEKISLFLGTPAYVSANLIGAVAWIGWNIAAPEYGWIQWDEPPFFWLQGFIALNAFLISTAVLIRQNRMSALASQHAHLDLQVNLLAEEKSSKIIAMLEELRRDLPNVRNKVDDEAAELATPTDTEAVLSIIKDSSESLHCERT comes from the coding sequence ATGGAGTCGCCACACGAATCCCAGGAAGCCGTTCCCGCCGCCTTGCACGAACACCTCGGCACGGTAACCGACTTCTATGCCCGCCATGAAGCCGAAGCCACCCGTGGCCAACGCCTGTTCGAGAAGATCAGCCTGTTCCTCGGCACGCCTGCCTATGTCAGCGCCAACCTGATCGGCGCCGTCGCCTGGATAGGATGGAATATCGCGGCGCCCGAATACGGATGGATCCAGTGGGATGAACCACCTTTCTTCTGGCTGCAGGGTTTCATTGCCCTGAACGCCTTCCTGATCTCGACTGCCGTGCTGATTCGCCAGAACCGCATGTCGGCCCTCGCCAGCCAGCACGCCCACCTCGATTTGCAGGTCAATTTGCTGGCAGAAGAAAAGAGCAGCAAGATCATTGCCATGCTCGAAGAGCTGCGCCGCGACTTGCCGAACGTCCGCAACAAGGTCGATGACGAAGCGGCGGAGCTGGCTACGCCAACCGATACCGAAGCGGTCTTGAGCATCATCAAGGACTCATCCGAGAGCCTTCACTGCGAACGCACCTGA
- a CDS encoding LysR family transcriptional regulator yields the protein MSFLTLDLNLLRVFDAVMTEQNLTRAAGHLAMTQPAVSNAIKRLRESLGDELLIRTAYGVKPTPRAEALWPAVRQALVALEAAVMPETFDVSKAQATFRMAMADATAALWLPSLMRSIESEAPGVNIRMVPLTTREPRPMLLRGDIDLAVGFFPGVAAQLSYETGSPIRHERLYSGVYVSVMRKDHPLAKVKLDLDTYCKANHLLVSFSGRAHGLVDEALAQIGRERRILLTVNQFFTAGRVVANSDLITVLPKHLIASTGSTDALIWRELPFQLPAVHLDMLWHERDSRSHAHRWLRTNLENLAETAAPKSGARNLD from the coding sequence ATGAGCTTTCTCACGCTTGACCTGAACTTGCTGCGCGTCTTCGATGCAGTGATGACCGAGCAAAACCTCACCCGCGCGGCCGGTCATCTGGCCATGACCCAACCTGCCGTCTCGAATGCAATCAAGCGCCTGCGCGAAAGCCTTGGCGATGAACTCTTGATCCGCACTGCCTATGGCGTCAAGCCGACGCCGCGTGCCGAAGCGCTGTGGCCGGCGGTGCGCCAGGCACTGGTGGCGCTGGAGGCGGCCGTGATGCCGGAAACCTTCGATGTCTCCAAGGCGCAGGCCACCTTCCGCATGGCCATGGCCGATGCCACTGCCGCGCTGTGGCTGCCTTCGCTGATGCGCTCGATTGAAAGCGAAGCGCCAGGCGTGAACATTCGCATGGTGCCGCTGACCACGCGCGAACCGCGACCGATGCTGCTGCGCGGCGATATCGATCTGGCGGTGGGGTTCTTTCCTGGGGTGGCGGCGCAGTTGTCCTACGAGACCGGTTCGCCGATCCGCCACGAGCGCCTGTATTCCGGGGTGTATGTGTCGGTGATGCGCAAGGACCACCCGCTGGCCAAGGTCAAGCTCGACCTCGATACCTATTGCAAGGCGAATCACCTGCTGGTGAGTTTTTCAGGCCGGGCGCATGGGCTGGTCGACGAGGCGCTGGCGCAGATCGGCCGCGAACGCCGCATTTTGCTCACGGTGAACCAGTTCTTTACGGCCGGGCGGGTGGTGGCGAACTCGGACCTGATCACGGTTTTGCCGAAACACCTGATCGCCTCGACCGGCTCGACCGATGCACTGATCTGGCGCGAGCTGCCGTTCCAGCTGCCGGCGGTACACCTCGACATGCTGTGGCATGAGCGCGATAGCCGCAGCCATGCGCACCGCTGGCTGCGTACCAACCTGGAAAACCTGGCAGAGACGGCGGCTCCAAAGTCGGGCGCGCGCAACCTGGACTGA
- a CDS encoding Lrp/AsnC ligand binding domain-containing protein yields the protein MLDKISKKILAELQNDGRISNVELAARVNLSPAACLERVRKLHETGYIMGYTAQLNPQLLDVSLLVFIEVVLDRTTPEVFDAFKQSVQMIPEVLECHMVAGGFDYLVKARVKDMAAYREFLGKTLLQKGVRETHTYAVMEEVKNTTKLPIR from the coding sequence ATGCTCGACAAGATCAGCAAGAAAATTCTGGCGGAGCTGCAAAACGACGGACGCATCAGCAACGTCGAGCTCGCTGCCCGGGTCAACCTGTCTCCTGCCGCTTGCCTGGAGCGCGTGCGCAAGCTCCACGAAACAGGCTATATCATGGGCTATACAGCCCAGCTCAATCCACAGCTGCTGGACGTCTCGCTGCTGGTATTCATTGAAGTAGTATTGGATCGCACCACGCCCGAAGTGTTCGACGCTTTCAAGCAAAGCGTGCAGATGATTCCAGAAGTGCTGGAATGCCACATGGTGGCGGGCGGCTTCGATTACCTGGTAAAGGCGCGTGTGAAAGACATGGCGGCCTACCGCGAATTCCTGGGCAAGACACTCTTGCAAAAAGGCGTGCGCGAGACGCACACCTATGCCGTGATGGAAGAAGTCAAGAACACCACCAAGCTGCCGATCCGGTAA
- the putA gene encoding trifunctional transcriptional regulator/proline dehydrogenase/L-glutamate gamma-semialdehyde dehydrogenase, producing MQIAAAPATSFVPFNALQREVKPDQTVLRAAITAAYRRNESEAVQWLLAQGATTHPDAHRLAQRLVSSVREKRTRSSGVDALMHEFSLSSEEGVALMCLAEALLRIPDSETADRLIADKISRGDWRKHLGESPSLFVNAATWGLLITGKLVSTSSEKNLGSALTRLIAKGGEPLIRKGVDMAMRMLGNQFVTGQTIDEALKNSRDNETRGYRYSYDMLGEAALTENDAKHYYASYERAIHAIGRASNGRGIKDGPGISIKLSALHPRYSRAQHARMMGELLPRVRSLVLLAKTYNIGINIDAEEADRLEISLDMLEVLAFDPELAGFEGIGLVVQAYQKRCPFVIDYLVDLAKRSSRKFMVRLVKGAYWDAEIKRAQVDGMPGYPVYTRKVYTDVSYLTCARKLLAASDILYPQFATHNAHSLAVIYTWAKADGIDNYEFQCLHGMGETLYDQVVGADKLGKACRIYAPVGSHETLLAYLVRRLLENGANSSFVNQIVDENVAIDSLLADPFDQARAAAGQPHPAIALPLQMFGSERANSAGLDLVNEDTLRLVADGLAQQRQYVAGPLIAGQVEASEHASIVNPAQSSDIVGQVTDASRADVETALAAATAFAGEWAATGVERRAAMLERTADLFEQHGLELMALAVREAGKSLPNAIAELREAVDFLRYYAVQIRHSDAAGALGPVSCISPWNFPLAIFTGQVAAALAAGNVVLAKPAEQTPLIAHRAVELFHDAGVPRAAIQLLPGRGEVVGAALTSDARVKGVIFTGSTDVAQLINRTLAARTEQEGVDIALVAETGGQNALIVDSSALPEQVVTDVLSSAFDSAGQRCSALRVLFLQEDIADKTIAMLKGAMLELRVGSPDRLATDIGPVIDAEAQRNLLAHIERMRATARSHFALELPASVAANGTFVPPTVLEIGSLDELKHEVFGPVLHIVRYRRADLAKVIDTINATGYGLTLGVHSRIDETIDFIVQRAHVGNIYINRNIVGAVVGVQPFGGEGKSGTGPKAGGPLYLKRLQRDPAPLMEHSRAADAGLEALRGWLRTDGEQRAIMALADTYGRHALQGVELVLPGPTGERNTLAFTARGTVLCAPGTTAGLLNQMAAVLATGNRALVLTAPELIPANLPTLVKERVRFIGPEDLETAQFQVALVEAGLAGSLRTRLAARTGAIVSIVDTQAAAPVALWRLVAERAVCVNTTAAGGNASLMTLGV from the coding sequence ATGCAGATTGCCGCCGCTCCGGCCACTTCGTTCGTTCCGTTCAACGCCCTCCAGCGCGAGGTCAAGCCCGACCAAACCGTGCTGCGCGCAGCCATCACCGCGGCCTATCGCCGCAATGAGTCCGAAGCCGTGCAGTGGCTGCTGGCGCAAGGCGCTACTACTCACCCGGATGCACACAGGCTGGCACAGCGCCTGGTGTCGAGCGTCCGAGAAAAGCGCACCCGGTCCTCGGGCGTGGACGCGCTGATGCACGAGTTCTCGCTGTCGTCGGAAGAAGGCGTGGCGCTGATGTGCCTGGCCGAAGCCTTGCTGCGCATTCCCGACAGCGAAACGGCTGACCGCCTGATCGCCGACAAGATCAGCCGCGGCGACTGGCGCAAGCACCTGGGCGAGTCGCCTTCGCTGTTCGTCAACGCGGCCACCTGGGGCCTGCTCATCACCGGCAAGCTGGTCTCGACCAGCAGCGAAAAGAACCTCGGTTCGGCGCTCACGCGCCTGATCGCCAAGGGCGGCGAACCCTTGATCCGCAAGGGTGTGGACATGGCCATGCGCATGCTGGGCAACCAGTTCGTCACCGGCCAGACCATCGATGAGGCGCTCAAGAACAGCCGCGACAACGAAACCCGCGGCTACCGCTATTCGTACGACATGCTGGGCGAAGCGGCACTGACCGAAAACGACGCGAAACACTATTATGCGTCCTACGAGCGCGCGATCCACGCGATCGGCCGCGCTTCCAACGGGCGCGGCATCAAAGACGGGCCGGGCATCTCGATCAAGCTCTCGGCGCTGCATCCGCGCTACAGCCGCGCGCAGCACGCGCGCATGATGGGCGAATTGCTGCCGCGCGTGCGCAGCCTGGTGCTGCTGGCGAAAACCTACAACATCGGCATCAACATCGATGCCGAGGAAGCCGACCGCCTCGAGATCTCGCTCGACATGCTCGAAGTACTGGCCTTCGATCCGGAACTGGCCGGCTTCGAAGGCATCGGCCTGGTGGTGCAGGCCTACCAGAAGCGTTGCCCGTTCGTGATCGATTACCTGGTCGACCTGGCCAAGCGTAGTAGCCGCAAATTCATGGTGCGCCTGGTAAAGGGCGCCTACTGGGACGCCGAGATCAAGCGTGCGCAGGTCGACGGCATGCCGGGCTATCCGGTCTACACCCGCAAGGTGTACACCGATGTGTCCTACCTGACCTGCGCCCGCAAGCTGCTGGCCGCGAGCGACATCCTGTACCCGCAGTTCGCCACCCACAATGCGCATTCGCTGGCGGTGATCTATACCTGGGCCAAGGCTGACGGCATCGACAACTATGAATTCCAGTGCCTGCACGGCATGGGCGAAACCCTGTACGACCAGGTAGTCGGCGCGGACAAGCTGGGCAAGGCCTGCCGCATCTATGCGCCGGTCGGTTCGCACGAGACCCTGCTGGCTTACCTGGTGCGCCGCCTGCTCGAAAACGGCGCCAACTCGTCGTTCGTGAACCAGATCGTCGACGAAAACGTCGCCATCGATTCGCTCCTGGCCGACCCCTTCGACCAGGCCCGTGCCGCCGCTGGCCAGCCGCATCCGGCGATCGCGCTGCCGCTGCAGATGTTCGGCAGCGAGCGCGCCAACTCCGCCGGCCTGGACCTGGTCAATGAAGACACGCTGCGCCTGGTCGCCGACGGCCTGGCGCAGCAGCGCCAGTATGTCGCCGGCCCGCTGATTGCCGGCCAGGTAGAGGCCAGTGAACACGCCAGCATCGTCAACCCGGCGCAGTCGAGCGATATCGTCGGCCAGGTTACCGACGCCTCGCGCGCCGATGTCGAGACGGCGCTGGCCGCCGCCACCGCCTTCGCTGGCGAATGGGCCGCCACCGGCGTCGAAAGGCGCGCCGCCATGCTCGAGCGCACAGCCGATTTGTTCGAGCAGCACGGGCTGGAGCTGATGGCACTGGCCGTGCGCGAAGCCGGCAAGTCGCTACCGAACGCGATCGCCGAACTGCGCGAGGCGGTGGATTTCCTGCGCTATTACGCGGTGCAGATTCGCCACTCGGACGCCGCCGGCGCGCTCGGCCCGGTCAGCTGCATCAGTCCGTGGAACTTCCCGCTGGCGATCTTTACCGGCCAGGTCGCCGCTGCCCTGGCCGCCGGCAACGTGGTGCTGGCCAAGCCCGCCGAACAGACCCCCTTGATCGCGCACCGCGCGGTCGAGCTGTTCCATGATGCCGGCGTGCCGCGCGCGGCGATCCAGCTGCTGCCGGGCCGCGGCGAAGTGGTAGGCGCGGCCCTGACCTCGGACGCGCGCGTAAAAGGCGTGATCTTTACCGGCTCCACCGACGTGGCGCAGCTGATCAACCGCACGCTGGCCGCGCGCACCGAACAAGAAGGCGTCGACATTGCGCTGGTGGCGGAAACCGGCGGCCAGAATGCGCTGATCGTCGATTCGTCGGCGCTGCCGGAGCAGGTGGTAACAGACGTGCTGTCCTCGGCCTTCGACTCGGCCGGCCAGCGCTGCTCGGCGCTGCGCGTGCTGTTCCTGCAAGAAGACATCGCCGACAAGACCATCGCCATGCTCAAGGGCGCGATGCTGGAACTGCGCGTCGGCAGCCCGGACCGCCTGGCGACCGATATCGGCCCGGTGATCGATGCCGAAGCCCAGCGCAACCTGCTGGCCCATATCGAACGCATGCGCGCAACCGCGCGCAGCCACTTCGCGCTCGAGCTGCCCGCCAGCGTGGCGGCCAATGGCACCTTCGTGCCGCCCACGGTGCTCGAAATCGGCTCGCTCGATGAGCTCAAGCATGAAGTATTCGGCCCGGTGCTGCACATCGTGCGCTACCGCCGCGCCGACCTGGCCAAGGTGATCGATACCATCAATGCCACCGGCTACGGCCTGACGCTGGGCGTGCATTCGCGCATCGACGAAACCATCGATTTCATCGTCCAGCGTGCGCATGTAGGCAACATCTACATCAACCGCAACATCGTCGGCGCGGTGGTCGGCGTGCAGCCCTTCGGCGGCGAAGGCAAGTCGGGCACCGGTCCGAAAGCCGGCGGCCCGCTCTACCTCAAGCGCCTGCAGCGCGACCCTGCGCCGCTGATGGAACACAGCCGTGCAGCCGATGCCGGCCTCGAAGCCTTGCGCGGCTGGCTGCGTACCGATGGCGAGCAGCGCGCCATTATGGCGCTGGCCGACACCTATGGCCGCCATGCGCTGCAAGGTGTCGAGCTGGTGCTGCCGGGTCCGACCGGCGAGCGCAATACGCTGGCGTTCACTGCGCGCGGCACCGTACTGTGCGCGCCAGGCACGACCGCCGGCCTGCTCAACCAGATGGCGGCAGTGCTGGCCACCGGTAACCGCGCGCTGGTGCTCACGGCGCCGGAACTGATCCCGGCCAATTTGCCGACCCTGGTCAAGGAGCGCGTACGTTTCATCGGCCCCGAGGACCTCGAGACCGCGCAATTCCAGGTCGCGCTGGTAGAAGCGGGCCTGGCTGGTTCGCTGCGCACCCGGCTGGCCGCGCGTACGGGCGCCATCGTCAGCATTGTCGACACCCAGGCCGCGGCACCGGTAGCCTTGTGGCGCCTGGTGGCCGAGCGCGCGGTGTGCGTCAACACGACCGCCGCCGGGGGCAACGCAAGCCTGATGACGCTGGGAGTGTGA